One Candidatus Limnocylindrales bacterium genomic window carries:
- the pstC gene encoding phosphate ABC transporter permease subunit PstC: MPELTEHAPIAARPGRSLAALAAERVLELLVRICGYSATFFVFSIFLFVLLSGSDFILNRLNPGEFLLSTEWVPTSVTNKRYGTLALTLGTLSVTSLAMLIAVPFGLGAAVYVSEFTTGRTKEILKVIIELLAAIPSVVWGFIGLVIMNPLIIDWFGAPIGLNVLNGGVLLGLMSVPIIVSIGEDALKAVPDSYREASLAMGATRWQTVVHVLFPAARSGLLAAVLLGVGRAIGETIAVLMATGHSVQIPHSVLDSVRTLTATIASELGETARGSDHYQALFAIGVLLFTLTFIVNLSADLIVRGARGQR, translated from the coding sequence GTGCCCGAGCTTACCGAGCACGCACCGATAGCGGCCCGCCCCGGCCGCAGCCTGGCCGCCCTGGCCGCCGAGCGCGTCCTGGAATTGCTGGTCCGCATCTGCGGCTACAGCGCGACGTTCTTCGTCTTCTCGATCTTCCTGTTCGTGCTCCTGTCGGGCTCCGACTTCATCCTGAACCGCCTGAATCCGGGCGAGTTCCTCTTGAGCACCGAGTGGGTCCCGACCTCGGTGACGAACAAGCGCTACGGGACGCTGGCGCTGACCCTCGGTACGCTGAGCGTCACGTCGCTGGCAATGCTGATCGCGGTCCCCTTCGGCCTCGGCGCGGCCGTCTACGTCTCCGAGTTCACCACCGGCCGCACCAAGGAGATCCTCAAGGTCATCATCGAGCTGCTCGCGGCAATCCCGTCGGTCGTATGGGGCTTCATCGGACTGGTGATCATGAACCCGCTGATCATCGACTGGTTCGGGGCGCCCATCGGGCTCAACGTTCTCAACGGCGGCGTGCTGCTCGGGCTGATGAGCGTGCCCATCATCGTCTCCATCGGCGAGGACGCGCTCAAGGCCGTGCCCGACTCCTATCGCGAAGCGTCGCTGGCGATGGGTGCCACTCGCTGGCAGACGGTCGTGCACGTGCTGTTTCCGGCCGCGCGCAGCGGCCTGCTGGCTGCGGTCCTGCTGGGCGTCGGTCGCGCCATCGGCGAGACGATCGCCGTGCTGATGGCCACCGGGCACTCGGTGCAGATCCCGCACAGCGTGCTCGACTCGGTGCGCACGCTGACCGCCACCATCGCCTCCGAGCTCGGAGAGACCGCGCGCGGCAGCGACCACTACCAGGCGCTGTTCGCCATTGGCGTGCTGCTCTTCACGCTGACGTTCATCGTGAACCTGTCGGCCGACCTGATCGTGCGCGGCGCACGGGGGCAGCGCTGA
- the pstA gene encoding phosphate ABC transporter permease PstA: protein MDEAVQLPFAPTDATRRSRRREAIARVFLGAMTAMLVVPLLAILGLLVAEGLPALTWEFLLTSPAAGMTAGGIFPAIVGTLWLVGVSLAVAAPIGVMAAIYLNEYATDNWGTRIINLAIVNLAGVPSIVHALFGVGAFVLFLGLGTSILAASLTLAVMTLPVIIASTKEALAAVPLSFRQACWVLGASRWQTIRHVVLPNSIQGILTGVILQVSRAAGETAPIMFTGAAFYLPFLPQSVQDQCMALSMHLFTLSTQVPGVPEAMPYATALVLLALVMTVNLTSILVRSYLRARRKW, encoded by the coding sequence ATGGACGAGGCCGTCCAGCTGCCGTTCGCACCCACCGATGCCACGCGCAGGAGCCGCCGGCGCGAGGCGATTGCACGCGTGTTCCTCGGCGCCATGACCGCCATGCTGGTGGTGCCTCTGCTCGCCATCCTCGGCCTGCTGGTCGCCGAAGGCCTTCCGGCGCTGACGTGGGAGTTCCTGCTCACCTCGCCGGCGGCCGGCATGACAGCCGGCGGGATCTTTCCCGCCATCGTCGGGACGCTGTGGCTGGTGGGCGTGTCGCTGGCGGTGGCCGCGCCCATCGGCGTGATGGCGGCGATCTACCTCAACGAGTACGCCACCGACAACTGGGGAACGCGCATCATCAACCTGGCCATCGTCAACCTGGCCGGCGTTCCCAGCATCGTGCACGCGCTGTTCGGCGTGGGCGCGTTCGTGCTGTTCCTCGGCCTCGGCACCAGCATTCTGGCGGCGTCGCTGACGCTTGCCGTCATGACGCTGCCGGTGATCATCGCCAGCACCAAGGAAGCGCTGGCCGCGGTCCCCCTGTCCTTCCGGCAGGCGTGCTGGGTGCTGGGCGCTTCGCGCTGGCAGACGATCCGCCACGTCGTTCTGCCCAACTCGATCCAGGGCATCCTGACCGGCGTCATCCTGCAGGTTTCGCGCGCGGCCGGCGAAACCGCGCCGATCATGTTCACGGGCGCCGCTTTCTACCTGCCCTTCCTGCCGCAGTCGGTGCAGGACCAGTGCATGGCGCTGTCGATGCATCTGTTCACGCTTTCCACGCAGGTGCCGGGCGTGCCCGAGGCGATGCCGTACGCGACCGCGCTGGTCCTGCTGGCGCTGGTGATGACGGTGAACCTGACCTCGATCCTGGTGCGCAGCTACCTTCGCGCGCGGAGAAAGTGGTGA
- a CDS encoding phosphate ABC transporter ATP-binding protein, whose product MSAKIEIRGLTVRYRGKVALQDVSLTAEENEILAIIGPAGAGKTTLLNCINRMSDMIPGMEVEGTILIDGIDVRSMRDAAALRRRIGVVFPLPVGLPMSIYDNVAFAPRMAGIRDRKRLDDLVERCLRQAALFEEVKDRLDDLGTRLSGGQQQRLTIARALSLEPEILCLDEFSIAVDPVTTMKIEEVIKQLKKDMTVLLVTNLVLQARRLGDRTALFLDSRLVEVGPTETIFSRNTADARTFQYVQGLFG is encoded by the coding sequence GTGAGCGCCAAGATCGAGATTCGCGGCCTGACGGTGCGCTACCGCGGCAAGGTCGCGCTGCAGGACGTGTCGCTGACGGCCGAGGAGAACGAGATCCTGGCCATCATCGGCCCTGCCGGCGCCGGCAAGACGACGCTGCTCAACTGCATCAACCGCATGTCCGACATGATTCCGGGGATGGAGGTCGAAGGCACGATCCTCATCGATGGCATCGACGTGCGCAGCATGCGCGATGCCGCGGCGCTGCGCCGGCGCATCGGCGTCGTCTTCCCGCTGCCGGTGGGCCTTCCGATGTCGATCTACGACAACGTGGCGTTCGCGCCGCGCATGGCCGGCATCCGCGACAGGAAGAGGCTCGACGACCTGGTGGAGCGATGCCTTCGCCAGGCGGCGCTCTTCGAGGAGGTCAAGGACAGGCTCGACGACCTCGGCACCCGCCTTTCGGGCGGGCAGCAGCAGCGACTGACCATTGCGAGGGCGCTCTCGCTCGAGCCCGAGATCCTCTGCCTCGATGAGTTCTCGATCGCCGTCGATCCGGTGACCACGATGAAGATCGAGGAGGTCATCAAGCAGCTCAAGAAGGACATGACGGTGCTGCTGGTGACCAACCTGGTGCTGCAGGCGCGCCGCCTGGGTGACCGCACTGCGCTCTTCCTGGACAGCCGCCTGGTCGAGGTCGGACCGACCGAGACCATCTTCTCGCGCAATACCGCCGATGCGCGTACCTTCCAGTACGTGCAGGGGCTCTTCGGATGA